The following is a genomic window from Streptomyces lincolnensis.
CAGCTTGGTGCCGTGGTAGCGGTCGGCCACCCCGAAGCGGCGCTCGGCGGCCTTGAGGAGCTTGTTCTCCTCGAACTCCTCGTCCTCCTCGCCGGCGCGGGCCTCCTGGATGAGCTTCCAGGCGGTCCAGATCAGGAAGGCGCCGAAGAGGTAGAAGACCCAGGCGAAGCTGGCGAGGATGGCGGCACCGGCGGCGATGAAGATCGCCCGCAGCACCAGGGCTATGAGGACACCGATCAGCAGCACGCGCTGCTGGTACTGGGACGGCACCGCGAACTTCGCCATGATCAGGACGAAGACGAAGAGGTTGTCCACGCTCAGCGACTTCTCGGTGATGAAGCCGGCGAAGAACTCACCTCCGGCCTGTCCGCCGCCGAAGATGAACAGACCGAGACCGAAGAGGCCGGCCAGGGCGATCCAGACGCCTGTCCAGATGCCCGCTTCCTTGATGGACACGTCGTGCGGCTTGCGACCGATGAAGAAGTCGACGGCGATCAGGGCGGCGAGGCCCACGATCGTGAGAACCCACAGGGTGGGGGAAACTTCCACTGCTGCCTCCGGCAGTACGTAACGGCAAGTAACCAGCGTCGTTGCGCTGCCGGAGGTCTCTTCCACCCAGGGTGGGCCGACGCCCCGGGATCATCAGGTCTGATCCGTATTGACGGGTACGCCGCATCGACAGGGAGTACTCCCCTCCGTACGAACAACGGTACCCCAATCACCAAGGAAAGGTAAAGTGATTGGTAAAGTAAATACCAAATAAGCAGGTGGGAGTGGCTTTACCCGCGCTTGACGAATGGGCCGGACGGGTCACCTGTTCCAGGATCGACGGGCCGCCACGACCTGGGCGAGCACCCGCTGGAGCACCTGGCTGCCGGGCGGCACGAGGGGCGGTTCGTACGTCCAGGCGTGCCCGACCCAGGGGTCGGCGAGGTGGTCGTCGGGCACCGGTGTGAGCCGCATCAGGGAGCGCCACAGCGGGTCCAGCAACGGACCGTAGGCGGAGGCCTCCTCGCGGTCCGCGACCATCATCAGGTGGACGCCGACGACGGGGCCCTCGTCCGCGAGGTAGCGCAGCTGAGTGACGGCACGGTCGTCGAAGCCGTGCGGGAAGTCGTTGACGATCAGCAACTGCTGGGCCGTGTCGAGATCGGGCGGCAGCGAGTCGGCCGCTCCGGCGCGCACCGCCATCTGTACGAGGTCGACGCGCTCCGTGAGCCGGCCCAGGATGTCCGTCACGCCCGCCGCTCCGAGCGCGGGAGGGCCCGCGAGGGCGCCGGTCTGCACCAGCGGGGCCAGTGTCTGTGCGCCCGACCCGGCGGGGTCGACGACATGCACGGTGAACTCGCCCGGCGGATGCACCGCCAGGAGCCGGGCCGCGTGCGCCACCGCGGTCTCCATCGCCAGGCGCCGCAGATCGTGGGTGTCGGTGTAGGAGCCGTCGACCGCCCCGCCCTGCCCGCTGTCGATCCACAGGCCGCGTTCCAGCGGGAGCCGGACCAGCATCGGTATGTGCAGCGAGGCGGCCTCGGGCAGCTGGAGGTCGCCGAGGCGCAGGGCCATGGGCATCTCCGTCGGCACCCGGTAGCCGTGCCACACGGGGGCGTCCCAGCGGGCGTAGGCCGGCGGGAGCGCGGGCTCCACGACCTCGGCCTCGGCGGTGAGCTGGACGAGGTCCCGGTCGAGGGCCTCCCTGGCCCGGTCGACGAGCTGCGCGTGCTTGGCGCGGGCCGCCTCGCGCGCAGCGTCGCCCTGTCCCCCGAGCCGGCTGCGCGGGTCGGACAGTACCTGGTCGAGTTCCTTCTCCATACGCGAGTCGGCGAAGTCGACGGCGCTTCGGTACGCGGCCGTGGTGCGGGCCAGGTCCTCGAACATGCCCCACACCTGGTTATAGAGCCGCTCGTCCATCGTCCAGCCGGTGGCGTCACCGGCGACCGGCCGCCCGGGCTGCCCGGACGGGCCGGGGGGCGCGGTCGGCGGGGGCGGAGGCGGGGCGGCGTGCTGCCGCCGCGGGTGGGTGTAGTCGACCGGTCCACTCGCGCCGGGGCCGGCGGGCCGGGTGCCGGAGGAGGGGTCCACGGGGCCCTGGGGCCCGGGCTGGGATGCCGCGGCGGAGGGGGTGACTGGCGCGTCGTAGGGGGAGGCGGGCTGCTGCGGTGCCGCGGCCGCCGGGGCGCCCTGGGGGCCGTAGGGCGAGGTGGGCCGGGGCGGTGTGTCGGGGGTTCCGGGGCCGTACGTCGGCCACGCGGGTGTGGGGCTCTGAGGCGTCGGGCCGCCCTGGTCGGGGCCGGATGCCGGGGTGGCCGTCTGTCGGGAGCGGTCGGCGTCGGCGCGGGGCGGTGGGGCGGAGATCGAGCGGGCCAGACCCTGGGCCACCGCTTCGTTGATGCCGCTCGCGAGCTGGTGCGCCTGGGGCAGGCCCTGGTCGGTCAGGAGTTCGGCGAGGCCGCCCGCGTAGCCCTGGCCGACGGCGCGCATCTTCCAGGCGCCCTGTCGGCGGTACAGCTCCAGCGCGACGACGGCCGTCTCGGCGTCCAGGCCGGTGATCGTGTAACTGGCGACCTCGGTGCCGTCGAGGCCGGTGACCGCGACGAACGGGGCGGCGACGGCCCCGAAGCGCGCGGCGCCCCCGGTGCCCGGGGCGGGCAGGGCGAGCAGCACGCCGATCCGGTGCGCGGCCTCGGGCATGGCGTCGAGATCGACGGCGAGGCGGTGCTCGGCCGCCGCCTGCCGGGAGACCTCGAGTCCGGGGAGGGTGGGCGCGCCCGGATGGGCGACCCACTCGACCCCGGGCACCCTGCCGTGCTCGTCGCCGATCGTGGCCCCGGCCACGACGGGCGTGCCGGCCGAGACCCGGATCTCCAGACGGGCTTGGGAGAGCGGGTGGTTCTGCCCCCGCACCAGCTCGGCCGTCATGCGCCTTCGTCCCCCGTGTCGATGTGTCGTGTGCTGCGCGGCCGCCCTACAGGTGCGGAAGGATCGCCGGCATCAGGTCCTGGAAGGTACGCCCGTTGGCCTGGGAGCCGAGGGCCGTCATCGTCCAGCCCGGGCCGGTGCGGTGCACCTTGGCCATGATCTGGGCCGTGTAGGAGCCGCCGCCCGCCAGCGTGTAGCGGGCGAGTTCCTGGCCGTTGGTCTCGTCGACCAGACGGCAGAACGCGTTCTGCACTTCCTGGAAGGTCTGGCCCGTGAAGGAGTTCACGGTGAAGACGATCTGGTCGATGTGGACCGGGATACGCGCGAGGTCGACGAGGATCGCCTCGTCGTCGCCGCCCTGGCCGACACCGCCGACGAGGTTGTCACCGGTGTGGCGCACCGAGCCGTCGTCGCTCACCAGGTGGCGGAAGAAGACCACGTCGACCGGCTGCTTGTCCGCGAACAGGACGGCCGAGGCGTCGAGGTCGATCTCCCGGGTGCGTGAGCCGAAGAGGCCGCGCCGGGGGGCGGCCTGCCAGCCGAGACCCATACGCACCGCGGTCAGACTGCCTCCGTCGCCCTTCTGGAGACTGATGGCCTGACCTTTGGTCATGTTGACGCTCACGCGGTGATCCCCTCTCACTGTCCCCTGTTGCCGCGGCGCCCGCGGTTGTCCAGAACCCTACGCAGGACCACTGACAGTGACGTACCCCCGTCCGTACTTTGTGTCGGTCTTGCAACACAGCGCGTGCCTGGTGGCCCGGTGCCGCGGACCGGGCCGTCAGCGCGGGGTCGGACGGGGGGAGGGTCAGGCCAGGCCCGCCTCCTTCATCTGACGCAGTTCCTTCTTCATCTCGGAGACCTCGTCGCGCAGTCGGGCCGCGACCTCGAACTGGAGGTCGGCGGCCGCGGCGCGCATGCGCTGCGTCATCTCCTCGATCTGCCCGGTGAGTTCGGCGACGGGGCGGTCCGTTGGAACGGTCTCCTTGCCCTTCGCCGTCTTGGCGCCCTTGGCCGCCTTGCCGCCGAGGGCGGGCACCGGGGCCTTGGCTCCCTTGCCGTCCTGGGACTTGCGGTAGCCGGAGCCCAGCAGCTGCTCCGTGTCGACGTCCTCGCGGGCGATCTGCGCCACGATGTCGTTGATCTTCTTGCGCAGCGGCTGGGGGTCGAGGCCCCGCTCCGTGTTGTAGGCGATCTGCTTCTCCCGGCGGCGGTTGGTCTCGTCGATGGCCTTCTCCATCGCCGGGGTGATCTTGTCGGCGTACATGTGGACCTGGCCGGAGACGTTGCGCGCCGCGCGGCCGATGGTCTGGATCAGGGAGGTGCCCGAGCGCAGGAAGCCCTCCTTGTCGGCGTCGAGGATCGCCACCAGCGACACCTCGGGCAGGTCGAGGCCCTCGCGCAGCAGGTTGATGCCGACCAGGACGTCGAACTCGCCGGAGCGGAGCTCGCGCAGCAGCTCGATGCGGCGCAGTGTGTCGACGTCGCTGTGCAGGTAGCGGACCTGGATGCCGAGTTCCAGGAAGTAGTCGGTGAGGTCCTCGGACATCTTCTTGGTGAGGGTGGTGACCAGGATGCGCTCGTCCTTCTCGGTGCGCGTGCGGATCTCGTGCACCAGGTCGTCGATCTGGCCCTCGGTGGGCTTGACCACGACCTCGGGGTCGACCAGGCCGGTCGGGCGGATGATCTGCTCGACGACGCCGTCCCCGCGGGAGAGCTCGTACTTGCCGGGGGTGGCCGACAGGTAGACGGTCTGGCCGATGCGCTCGGTGAACTCCTCCCACTTCAGGGGGCGGTTGTCCAGGGCGGAGGGGAGGCGGAAGCCGTGGTCGACGAGGGTGCGCTTGCGGGAGGCGTCGCCCTCGTACATGGCGCCGATCTGGGGCACGGTCACGTGCGACTCGTCGATGACGAGCAGGAAGTCGTCCGGGAAGTAGTCCAGCAGGGTGTTCGGCGGCGAGCCGGGCGAGCGGCCGTCGAAGTGCATCGAGTAGTTCTCGACGCCGGAGCAGGAACCGATCTGGCGGAGCATCTCCAGGTCGTACGTGGTGCGCATGCGCAGGCGCTGGGCCTCCAGGAGCTTGCCCTGCTTCTCCAGCTCGGCCAGGCGTTCTCCCAGCTCCTTCTCGATGTCGTTGACGGCCCGCTCCAAGCGCTCGGGACCCGCGACGTAGTGGGAGGCCGGGAAGACGTACAGCTGGTGGTCGTCGCTGATGATCTCGCCGGTGAGGGGATGCAGGGTCGACAGGGCCTCGATCTCGTCGCCGAACATCTCGATGCGGACGGCGAGTTCCTCGTAGACCGGGAAGATCTCGATGGTGTCGCCGCGGACGCGGAAGGTGCCGCGGGTGAAGGCCAGGTCGTTGCGCGTGTACTGGATGTCCACGAAGCGGCGCAGCAGCTGGTCGCGGTCGATCTCGTCGCCGACCTTGAGGGGGACCATGCGGTCCACGTACTCCTGGGGAGTGCCGAGGCCGTAGATGCAGGAGACGGAGGCGACCACGACGACGTCGCGGCGGGTGAGCAGCGAGTTGGTCGCGGAGTGGCGCAGGCGCTCCACCTCCTCGTTGATGGAGGAGTCCTTCTCGATGTAGGTGTCCGACTGCGGGACGTACGCCTCGGGCTGGTAGTAGTCGTAGTACGAGACGAAGTACTCGACCGCGTTGTTCGGCAGGAGCTCGCGGAACTCGTTCGCCAGCTGGGCGGCCAGGGTCTTGTTCGGCGCCATCACCAGGGTGGGGCGCTGGAGCTTCTCGATCATCCACGCCGTGGTGGCGGACTTGCCGGTGCCGGTCGCGCCGAGCAGGACGACGTCCTTCTCACCTGCCTCGACACGCTTGGCCAGCTCGGCGATGGCCGCCGGCTGGTCACCGCTGGGCTGGTAGGGGCTGACGACCTCGAAGGGCGCCACCGTGCGTTCGATCTTGGAAACTGGCCGCATGGAATCCACGGTACGACCCACCACTGACAACGCGGCGGGATCGGCGGTTTCGCGGGGTTGCGGAGTGCTTGGGCGAGGCGGGTGATGGGGCCCCTGGGGGCGGGCGCACGCTTGGGGACCGGCTGGGATCGGCGGTCCTTGCGGACGGTGCGGGTCTGCCGCAGACCGGGCCGGGGCCGAGTGGACCCACGCGGCGGTGCGGGCGTGCGGTCGGAGCGGCCCGGGCTCAGCGAACCTGCGAGGTCGGGCGCACTTCGCAGAGCGAGTCCCGTTCAGCGCGCCTACGCGGCGGGGGTGGGTCGGGCGGGGGCCGGCTGGGCTCAGCAGCGTGTGGGCCTGCGGTGGAGGAGCCGGGCTCAGCGGACCTGCGAGGTCGGGCGGGCGCTGCGCAGAGCGGGCCCGGTTCAGTGGGCCTGCGCGGCCGTGCGTCGCCGCGGCGGCGTGGCCCGAGCTCAGCGGTTCTGTGGCGTGCGGGAGCGTTGGTGGCCCGAGTGGCGGCGGCTGCGCAGGACGAGGCGGCGGCTCGGGGGGTGGGCGACGAGTTCGCGTGCGGGGACGCCCGGCTTGTTCTCCACGGGCGTCCAGACCGGCTTCCCCATGACCATCAGCGGGTCGAACACCACCACGACACCGGCCAGGAGCAGGAAGGCCAGCGGGCCGATCATCAGGGGCGCCAGCAAAGACGCGGCGGAGTCACCGGTGATGGGGGCCGCGGTGCCGTGGACGTGGACGCTGAGGGCGGCCATGCCCGTGTAGTGCATGCCGGTGACGGCGAGCCCCATGATGAGGCTCGCGCCCACGCTCCACAGGAACCCTCGGACCTGCCCGGCGGCCCACAGCGCGACGGTGGCGGCGGCGACGGCTATGACGACGGAGACGGCGACGGTGACGGTGTTGTACTCCAGCTTGCCGTTGAGACGCATTCCGGCCATGCCCAGATAGTGCATGGAGGCGATTCCCAGACCGGTGATGGCACCCCCGGTCATCAGGGCCGTTCCCTTCGCCCCCCGGTAACCGACGATGAAGATCCCGATGCCGACCATGACGATGGCGACGCCCAGGCTCGCGAAGGTCATCGATCTGTCGTAGTGGATCGGCGCCTGCTCGACCTTGAAGCCCATCATCGCGACGAAGTGCATGGTCCATATGCCGGAGCCGATCGCGGCCGAACCGAGGGCCAGCCAGCCGGGACGCCAGGAATTGCTGACGAGCATGGACCGGGTCGTGCAGCGCAGACCCAGGGCACCGCCGAGGCAGGCCATGAGGTAGGCCACCAGCGGTGTGACGAGTCCGTAGCTGAATCCGTCGACCGTGCCTTGCATGCGCGGCTGCCCTTCCGCCTTCTTACGCCCCGGAATTTCCTGATGTGCACCCCTCCCCAGGACCGCCCGAGCGGTCAGGGCTGAGGCAGAGAGTATGACCCCCACCGGAATGGTCGAACGATTTTCCGGCAAAGAAACACGCCCTTGCCCCAGTTGTGCGGCACCAGTGAGCGGACTTGGGGCGAGTCCATTCAACTTGTGGCCATTCTGCACCCCCCTGGTGGTCACCCTCTGCTGTCACAGTTGAGCTGTCCGTGATGCTCGACGCGAGGAGAACGCATGCACGCGCGCGCAGTTGCCGCCACGACCACCGCGCTCCTGGGGACCACCGCCTTCCTGCCTCCCTCCTTCGACGCCCGGGCCGACGCGGCCACCGACCGCCCGACGGTCATCGCCCACCGCGGCGCCTCCGCGTACGCCCCCGAGAACACGCTGGCCGCCGTGGACAAGGCCGCCGAGCTGGGCGTCGACTGGGTCGAGAACGACGTCCAGCGCACCAAGGACGGCGAGCTCGTCGTCCTGCACGACGACAGCCTGCGGCGCACCACCGACGTCGAGCAGGTCTTCCCCGGGCGGGCACCGTGGAAGGTGAAGGACTTCACGGCCGCCGAGATCGCGCGTCTCGACGCGGGGAGCTGGTTCGGCGCCGCGTACGCGGGCGCGCGCGTGCCGACGCTCCAGCAGTACGTGCACCGTGTCGAGCTGCACCACCAGAAGCTGCTCCTGGAGATCAAGAACCCGGATCTGTATCCGGGCATCGAGCGGCAGACCCTGAAGGTCCTCAGCAACGAGGGCTGGCTCGACCAGGGGCATGTCGTGGACCGGCTGATCGTGCAGAGCTTCAGCGCGGCCAGCGTACGGACGGTGCACAAGCTCAAGCCCGGGGTCAGGACCGGTTTCCTGGGCACGCCGCGCGTGGCCGACCTGCCCGAGTACGCCACCTTCGCCGACCAGATCAACCCCTCGTACAGCACGATCTCCACCGGATACGTCGCCGGCGTCCAGGCCTTCACCGGACCGCACGGCAGGCCGCTGGAGGTCTTCACCTGGACCGTCAACAGCGCCAACACCGCCCGACGGGTCGCCGGCCACGGCGTGGACGGCATCATCACCAACGCACCCGACGTGGTGCGCGACGCGCTGCCGTCGTCCTGAGCCCCGCCCCCCCCGGGGAGCCGGTGGAAGCCCGCTTCCACCGACTCCCCGAGCGTTGTCAGTGGTGGGTCGTACGGTGGAGCGCATGAACAGCGAAGGGCAGTACGAGCAGCAGGTCGTGTGGACCGTCCTCGCCACCGACATCGGTCCGCTGCTGCTGGCCGCGACCCGCGAGGGCCTGGTCAACGTCGTGTTCCACGCCACGGACCCGGTCCGCGACAAGGCGCTCGACCGGCTCGCCTCACGTCTGGGCGGCGAGCCCGTGGAGGCTCCCGCATCCCCTCTACTGGCCGAGGCGATACGGCAGCTGGAGACGTACTTCGCCGGTGAGCGGCGTGCCTTCGAGCTGCCCCTGGACTGGTCGCTGATCTCCGGCTTCAACCGCCAGGTGCTGCGCGAGCTGGCGTCCGGCGTGCCCTACGGCTCGGTCGTGGGATACGGCGATCTGGCCGGCCGGGTCGGCCAGCCGGGTGCGGCCCAGGCCGTGGGCATGGCGATGGGCGCCAACCCGCTGCCGGTCGTCGTGCCCTGCCACCGGGTCGTCGAGAGCGACGGCGGCATCGGCGGCTTCGGCGGCGGGCTGGAGACCAAGCGGAAGCTGCTGGCCCTGGAGGGCGTGCTGCCCGAGCCCCTGTTCTGAGCCGCGGCCGTGGTTCCCGGCCCTCCGGTCCGCGCGCGACGGCTGGCCGGAAGTGCGGGGCGGTAGCAGACTCCGCCATGCGCACAGCCGCTCGCATCCGAAGGGCATCCGGCAGACCCGGATCCGAAGGGACGGCGATCACGCATGAGCGAAAACAGGGGAGTCGCATATCTCAAGCCGGGCGCGGTGGAGATCAGGACCATCGATCGCCCCACGCTCGAACTCCAGGACGGGCCGGGGGTCGCTCCCGAGAACGTCGGCAGGAAGTGCCGGCACGGAGTGATCCTCAAAGTGCTCGCCACCAACATCTGCGGCAGCGACCAGCACATGGTGCGGGGGCGGACCACCGCGCCCGAGGGTCTGGTCCTCGGCCACGAGATCACCGGAGAGGTCGTCGAACGGGGCCCGGACGTCGAGTTCGTCGAGGTCGGCGACATCGTCTCCGTACCGTTCAACATCGCCTGCGGGCGGTGCCGCAACTGCAAGGAACGCAAGACGGGCATCTGTCTGAACGTCAATCCGTCCCGCCCCGGTGCCGCCTACGGCTATGTCGACATGGGCGGCTGGGTCGGCGGTCAGGCCGAGTACGCCATGGTCCCGTACGCGGACTTCAACCTGCTGAGGTTCCCGGACCGCGACGAGGCCCGCGAGAAGCTGCTCGATCTGACCATGCTGTCGGACATCTTCCCGACCGGTTTCCACGGTGTGGTCAGTTCGGGGGCCGGCGTCGGGTCGACGGTGTACGTCGCCGGTGCGGGACCGGTCGGTCTCGCGGCGGCCGCTTCGGCGCAGCTGCTGGGCGCGGCCGTGGTCATCGTCGGCGACCTCAACGCCGAACGGCTCGCCCAGGCACGGAGTTTCGGCTGCGAGACCGTCGACGTGTCCCAGGGTGGCGTCGAGGAGCAGATCGCGCAGATCCTCGGTGAGCCCGAGGTGGACGCCGCTGTCGACGCGGTCGGCTTCGAGGCCCGGGCGCACGGCAGGGACGCCCCGGAGGCGCCCGCCACCGTCCTGAACTCGCTGATGGGCCTCACGCGCGCGGGCGGTGCCCTGGGCATCCCCGGCCTGTACGTCACGGACGATCCGGGAGGTGTCGACGAGGACGCCAGGAGCGGCACGCTGAAGGTGCGGCTCGGACTCGGCTGGGCCAAGAGCCACCGCTTCACGACCGGTCAGTGCCCGGTGATGACGTACAACCGCAACCTGATGATGGCGATCCTGCACGGCCGGGTGCACATCGCCAAGGCGGTCAACGCGACCGTCATCGGGCTGGACGACGCACCGCGCGGCTACGCCGAGTTCGACCAGGGCGCGAGCCGCAAGTACGTGCTCGATCCGCACGGGGCGCTGAAGGGGGTACGGCCGGTCTGACACCCCGTTCTCGTGAGGGGGCCGCGCGGACGCGGCCCCCTCGCCCGCTCAGTCGTAGTGCCGCGCCTCGAAGACGTTGCCGTCGGGATCGCGGAAGTAGAAGCTGCGGCGGGCCATGCCCCGGGCGCCGAAGGAGTCGTAGGAGATCTCCGAGACGGGGACCGAGCGTTCCTCCAGGCGGGCGCGCAGCGCCTCGAAGCCGTCGCCGGGCAGGGCCAGGCAGACGTGGTTGACCGGGTGGCCCGCGCTCCGGGCCGCGTCCGGGACCATCGTCATGCGCTCCGCCATGGTGAGCGGCATGAGGTCGAGGATGGTCTCGTCGTTGAGCCGTACGGAGGGGAAGGGCACCGCTCCCGCGGCGAAGTCGGTGATCCTCAGGGGTTCCATGCCGACCGCCTTCTCGTAGAAGTCGGCCGACGCCAGCGGGTCGCCCACCCAGAGGACGACGTGGTCGAGACGTGTCGTGTTGTCCGTCATGTGGCCAGGCTGGTGGTGTCCCCCACACCCCGCAAGTGTTTGACGGCGGGCGCCGCCCGCCAGAGATGAGGGAAGACCCACCGACAGGAGGCAGGCACGTGGTGCTGGTGTTGTCCGAGGAAGTGCGCGACGCGATCGACGCGCGTCGACCCGTCGTGGCCCTGGAGTCCACGATCATCGCGCACGGGCTGCCGCGCCCGCGCAACCTCCAGGTGGCACTGGAGCTGGAGGACGTCGTACGGCAGGAGGGCGCCGTCCCCGCGACGATCGCCGTGCTGGACGGGCGTCCGCATGTCGGCCTGGACAAGGAGCAGTTGGAGCGGGTCGCGAACGAGGACGGCATCCGCAAGCTGGGCCACCGGGACCTGCCGCTCGCGGTGGCGTCCGGGGCGAGCGGTGCGACCACGGTGTCCGCGACGGCACAGCTGGCGGCGCTGGCCGGCGTGCGGGTGTTCGCGACCGGCGGTCTCGGCGGGGTGCACCGGGAGTGGACGGTGACGCAGGACGAGTCGGCCGACCTCGGACTGCTGGCGCGCACCCGGATCACCGTGGTGTGCGCGGGCGTGAAGTCCATCCTGGACGTGCCCGCGACCCTGCAACGGCTGGAGACACTGGGCGTCGCGGTGGCCGGGTACGGCACCGACCGGTTCCCCGGCTTCTACCTGTCCGACTCGGGACATCCCGTGGAGTGGACGCTGGACTCCCCGCAGCAGGTGTCCGACGTGATGCGGGCGCAGGACACGCTCGACGGTCCCGCGTCGTCACTGATCGTCGCCAATCCGGTGCCCGAGGCCGAGCAGCTGGATCCCGAGCTGCACGCGCGCGTGCTGGCCGACGCGCTGCACGCGTGCGAGGAGGCGGGGGTCACCGGCCAGGGAGTGACGCCGTTCCTGCTGAACTACCTGGTGCAGCACACCGACGGAGCCTCCCTGAGCGCCAATCTGGCGGCCGTGCGGGGCAACGTACGGCTGGCGGGACGGATCGCGGCGGCCTGGGCCCGGGCGTGACGGCGGAGCGCCCCCGGCACGAGGCGGCCGACGTGGCGGACGGTCGGCGGGGCCACACGCCTCCCGCGGGGGCGCTGCTGGTCGTCGGGGACGTCGTCACGGACGTCGTGGCCCGGCCCCGGGGGCCGCTCGCCACCGGTACGGACACGGTCGCGACGATCCGGACGGTGCCGGGCGGCGCGGGCGCCAACGTGGCGTGCTGGGCCGCGCGGGACGACCGGGTGGAGGTACGGCTGCTCGGCCGGGTGGGCACGGACGCGGCCGTCTGGCACGAGCGGGAGCTCGTCGCCCGTGGTGTACGGGCCCGGCTCGTCGTGGACGAGGAGGCGCCGACCGCCACGGTGATCTGCCTGGTCGACGCGGATGCGGCGGCCGAGCGGACGTTCCTCACCGACAGCGGTGCCTCGTTGCGGCTCTCGCCGGACGACTGGTCGGACGCGCTGCTCGACGGGGTCGCCCGGCTGCACCTGTCGGGGTATCTGCTGTTCTCGGAACCGAGCCGTGCGCTGGTGACGGTGGCCCTGGCGGCGGCACGCGCGCGTGGGGTGCCGGTGAGCCTGGATCCGGCGTCGGCCGGTTTCCTCGTGGAGTTGGGGGTGGACCGTTTCCTGGCGCTCGCCGAGGGCGTGGACGTGCTGCTGCCCAGCCGCGACGAGGCGTGCCTGCTCACCGGTCTGCCCGACCCGGCGGACGCGGCGGCCAAGCTGAGCCACCACGTCCCGCTGGTGGTCGCCAAGCAGGGTGTGGAGGGTGCGCTGGTGGCCCGTTCCGGCACCGTGATCGCCCACGTGCCCGCCGTACCGGCGACGCCCCGGGACACCACCGGGGCCGGCGACGCCTTCACGGGCGCCTTCCTCGCCGCCCTGCTCGCGGGTGCCGGAGCCGAGGAGGCGGCGGCGGAGGGGTGTCGGGCGGGGGCCTCGGCGGTGGAGCGGGTGGGAGGCCGTCCACCGGTGCGGGGCTGACGGGCACGGTCACCGGCCTCCGTCGCCCCTTCACGCCTCACTCAGCCTTTCCGCTCCCCTCTTCTACGCGCGCACGCCCACGCCCTACCCCTTGCGCCCCCACGCCGAGATCATCGGAGCGGTGGCCAGGTCCATGCCGCCGGCCGCGATGTTCGCGAGGTGGCGGTCGATGTCCTGGTCCGTGGCGTGCCCGGCGGCGACGAGTTGGTCGCGGATCTGGCGGACGGTGGCGGCCTCCAGGGCGGTGCAGGCAGGCGAGGTGACCGGGAAGTAGGCGTCGGCCTCGACCTGGCGCAGACCGGCCTCGCGGAGCAGGCGGGGCAGCCTGCGCCCGTAGGCGAGGTCGGCGCCGCGGTCGGCGAGCAACTGTCGGAAGCCCTGCCGCAGCCGGTTCGCCAGCTGCTGTTCGGGACCGTGCTCATCGGGACAGAGCAGGGGCTGGAGGGCGGGGTCGGCGTCCTCGACGAGGAGCCGTCCACCGGGTCGCAGGGCCCTGACCATCGACCGCAACGCGTTCTCCCGGTCCGGCACATGGACCAGCACCAGCCGGGCGTGGACCAGGTCGAAGCCCTCCCCCGGCGGCTCGTCGGCCCCGACGTCGTGGACGCGGACCTGGACCGGCGGCCGGGCCGCCGCGGCGACCCGTGAGGTGTCGATGTCGGTGGCCACGACCCGTCCGGTCGGGCCGACCTTCTTGGCCAGCCAGGACACCACGGAGGTACCGCCCGCACCGACCTCCCAGCAGCGCCAGCCCGGTCCGATGCCGAAGCCTTCGAGGTGCCGGAAGGTCGTGGGGTCGAAGAGTGCGGCGAAGGCGTCGAAACGTTCCCCCGCCTCGGTCTGCCGGTTGTCGAGGAGGTATCCGTCGGTTCG
Proteins encoded in this region:
- a CDS encoding glycerophosphodiester phosphodiesterase; this encodes MHARAVAATTTALLGTTAFLPPSFDARADAATDRPTVIAHRGASAYAPENTLAAVDKAAELGVDWVENDVQRTKDGELVVLHDDSLRRTTDVEQVFPGRAPWKVKDFTAAEIARLDAGSWFGAAYAGARVPTLQQYVHRVELHHQKLLLEIKNPDLYPGIERQTLKVLSNEGWLDQGHVVDRLIVQSFSAASVRTVHKLKPGVRTGFLGTPRVADLPEYATFADQINPSYSTISTGYVAGVQAFTGPHGRPLEVFTWTVNSANTARRVAGHGVDGIITNAPDVVRDALPSS
- a CDS encoding methylated-DNA--[protein]-cysteine S-methyltransferase gives rise to the protein MNSEGQYEQQVVWTVLATDIGPLLLAATREGLVNVVFHATDPVRDKALDRLASRLGGEPVEAPASPLLAEAIRQLETYFAGERRAFELPLDWSLISGFNRQVLRELASGVPYGSVVGYGDLAGRVGQPGAAQAVGMAMGANPLPVVVPCHRVVESDGGIGGFGGGLETKRKLLALEGVLPEPLF
- the fdhA gene encoding formaldehyde dehydrogenase, glutathione-independent, coding for MSENRGVAYLKPGAVEIRTIDRPTLELQDGPGVAPENVGRKCRHGVILKVLATNICGSDQHMVRGRTTAPEGLVLGHEITGEVVERGPDVEFVEVGDIVSVPFNIACGRCRNCKERKTGICLNVNPSRPGAAYGYVDMGGWVGGQAEYAMVPYADFNLLRFPDRDEAREKLLDLTMLSDIFPTGFHGVVSSGAGVGSTVYVAGAGPVGLAAAASAQLLGAAVVIVGDLNAERLAQARSFGCETVDVSQGGVEEQIAQILGEPEVDAAVDAVGFEARAHGRDAPEAPATVLNSLMGLTRAGGALGIPGLYVTDDPGGVDEDARSGTLKVRLGLGWAKSHRFTTGQCPVMTYNRNLMMAILHGRVHIAKAVNATVIGLDDAPRGYAEFDQGASRKYVLDPHGALKGVRPV
- a CDS encoding VOC family protein produces the protein MTDNTTRLDHVVLWVGDPLASADFYEKAVGMEPLRITDFAAGAVPFPSVRLNDETILDLMPLTMAERMTMVPDAARSAGHPVNHVCLALPGDGFEALRARLEERSVPVSEISYDSFGARGMARRSFYFRDPDGNVFEARHYD
- a CDS encoding pseudouridine-5'-phosphate glycosidase — its product is MVLVLSEEVRDAIDARRPVVALESTIIAHGLPRPRNLQVALELEDVVRQEGAVPATIAVLDGRPHVGLDKEQLERVANEDGIRKLGHRDLPLAVASGASGATTVSATAQLAALAGVRVFATGGLGGVHREWTVTQDESADLGLLARTRITVVCAGVKSILDVPATLQRLETLGVAVAGYGTDRFPGFYLSDSGHPVEWTLDSPQQVSDVMRAQDTLDGPASSLIVANPVPEAEQLDPELHARVLADALHACEEAGVTGQGVTPFLLNYLVQHTDGASLSANLAAVRGNVRLAGRIAAAWARA
- a CDS encoding carbohydrate kinase family protein — translated: MADGRRGHTPPAGALLVVGDVVTDVVARPRGPLATGTDTVATIRTVPGGAGANVACWAARDDRVEVRLLGRVGTDAAVWHERELVARGVRARLVVDEEAPTATVICLVDADAAAERTFLTDSGASLRLSPDDWSDALLDGVARLHLSGYLLFSEPSRALVTVALAAARARGVPVSLDPASAGFLVELGVDRFLALAEGVDVLLPSRDEACLLTGLPDPADAAAKLSHHVPLVVAKQGVEGALVARSGTVIAHVPAVPATPRDTTGAGDAFTGAFLAALLAGAGAEEAAAEGCRAGASAVERVGGRPPVRG
- a CDS encoding methyltransferase domain-containing protein is translated as MKRTDGYLLDNRQTEAGERFDAFAALFDPTTFRHLEGFGIGPGWRCWEVGAGGTSVVSWLAKKVGPTGRVVATDIDTSRVAAAARPPVQVRVHDVGADEPPGEGFDLVHARLVLVHVPDRENALRSMVRALRPGGRLLVEDADPALQPLLCPDEHGPEQQLANRLRQGFRQLLADRGADLAYGRRLPRLLREAGLRQVEADAYFPVTSPACTALEAATVRQIRDQLVAAGHATDQDIDRHLANIAAGGMDLATAPMISAWGRKG